Proteins from one Mycolicibacter virginiensis genomic window:
- a CDS encoding pyridoxal 5'-phosphate synthase: MVGAAPEFDPAQAPADPVALFVQWLLHAVDSGIVEPHAMTLSTVGTATGTDRARPSARVLILKDVDAAGWHFGVSSASRKGADLARNPAVSLTFYWPALGRQVRVDGMALPDPPAVTADDFLARSQGARAMVLTGRQSEPYADPAEISEALAKANLELERSPTLVPTEWVSYAVRADAVEFWQADASRRHRRLRYERDDDTTWSTTLLWP; this comes from the coding sequence TTGGTTGGTGCGGCACCGGAATTCGATCCGGCGCAGGCACCGGCCGATCCGGTCGCGCTGTTCGTCCAATGGCTGCTGCATGCCGTCGACAGCGGCATCGTGGAACCCCACGCGATGACGTTGTCGACGGTCGGCACGGCGACCGGGACGGATCGAGCGCGGCCGTCGGCTCGGGTGTTGATCCTCAAAGATGTCGACGCCGCCGGTTGGCATTTCGGAGTCAGCTCGGCCAGCCGCAAGGGCGCCGATCTCGCCCGCAATCCCGCTGTGTCACTGACCTTTTACTGGCCCGCACTGGGCCGTCAGGTCAGGGTCGACGGCATGGCACTCCCCGACCCACCCGCGGTGACCGCCGACGACTTCCTGGCCCGCTCGCAAGGCGCCCGGGCGATGGTGCTCACCGGCCGGCAGAGCGAGCCCTACGCCGATCCGGCAGAGATCAGCGAGGCGCTGGCCAAGGCGAATCTGGAGCTCGAGCGCTCCCCTACCCTGGTGCCCACCGAGTGGGTGTCGTATGCGGTGCGGGCCGACGCCGTTGAATTCTGGCAGGCCGACGCCAGCCGCCGACACCGCAGGCTGCGCTACGAACGGGACGACGACACGACTTGGTCAACGACGCTGCTCTGGCCGTAG